A window of Pseudomonas monteilii contains these coding sequences:
- a CDS encoding aromatic-ring-hydroxylating dioxygenase — protein MNLELLNEVTAFLWQEGDMLDHGEYDGWLKLWTEKGTYIIPIDPKETDFENTLNYAYDDHHMRGLRVQRLIGGESISTSPQPRTVRTISRIRVLDDDGVNVTVRAAQNIREFRKESLKHYSADVTYTLVRAEGGFRIHRKVISLINSDDTLAGIGYIL, from the coding sequence ATGAACCTCGAGCTGCTCAACGAAGTCACCGCCTTTCTCTGGCAGGAAGGCGACATGCTCGACCACGGCGAGTACGACGGCTGGCTGAAGCTGTGGACCGAAAAAGGGACCTACATCATCCCGATCGATCCCAAGGAAACCGATTTCGAGAACACCCTGAACTACGCCTACGACGACCACCACATGCGCGGCCTGCGCGTGCAGCGGCTGATCGGCGGCGAGTCGATCTCGACCAGCCCGCAGCCCCGCACCGTGCGCACGATCTCGCGCATCCGGGTGCTCGACGATGACGGCGTCAACGTCACCGTGCGCGCCGCGCAGAACATCCGCGAGTTTCGCAAGGAAAGCCTCAAGCACTACAGCGCCGATGTGACCTACACCCTGGTGCGTGCCGAAGGTGGTTTCAGGATCCACCGCAAGGTGATCAGCCTGATCAACAGCGACGATACCCTGGCCGGTATCGGCTACATCCTGTGA
- a CDS encoding IacB protein, with translation MNDKKALRVLFCMGINQNFFDAPREEQLQVWAAFSAMWNGIHDLAGVNVLGNMDDDQGMVGPSDGFPWTTYLLADVPDIETVHAACNLFRTTAVGEGPYKLWRYAKVEARVGRELIIQRA, from the coding sequence AGCGTTGCGCGTACTGTTCTGCATGGGCATCAACCAGAACTTCTTCGATGCTCCACGGGAAGAGCAGCTGCAGGTCTGGGCTGCCTTCAGTGCGATGTGGAATGGCATCCATGACCTGGCCGGGGTCAACGTGCTGGGCAACATGGATGACGACCAGGGCATGGTCGGCCCGTCGGACGGCTTCCCCTGGACCACCTACCTGCTGGCCGACGTGCCGGACATCGAGACCGTCCATGCAGCCTGCAACCTGTTCCGTACCACGGCAGTGGGCGAGGGGCCGTACAAGTTGTGGCGCTACGCCAAGGTAGAGGCTCGCGTCGGCCGCGAGCTGATCATCCAGCGCGCCTGA
- a CDS encoding 3-oxoacyl-ACP reductase, whose amino-acid sequence MNQVALVTGAAQGLGQRFCAQLLAAGFDVVVSDRDLALAEAAAQALQGSGGRTLAVKLDVGSKADFEQALAQVLEHFGALHVVVNNAAVTKTTPLMQITPDEFDAVVGLNLRSVFLGCQVLGAHMAEAGYGRIINMASLAGQNGGTATGAHYAASKGAILTLTKIFAKEFASRGVTVNAIAPGPIDSPAVRAAVPAERMEGLLAAIPVQQLGDADFLGQLIVQLARPEAYFTTGATWDVNGGLFMR is encoded by the coding sequence ATGAACCAAGTTGCATTGGTCACGGGCGCCGCACAGGGCTTGGGGCAACGCTTCTGTGCCCAGCTCCTGGCCGCAGGCTTCGATGTCGTGGTCTCCGACCGTGATCTGGCGTTGGCCGAAGCTGCGGCTCAGGCATTGCAGGGGTCAGGGGGGCGCACACTGGCGGTGAAGCTCGACGTAGGCTCGAAAGCCGATTTCGAGCAGGCCTTGGCACAGGTGCTGGAACACTTCGGCGCGCTGCACGTGGTCGTCAACAACGCGGCGGTCACCAAGACTACGCCGCTGATGCAGATCACCCCGGACGAATTCGATGCGGTGGTCGGCCTGAACCTGCGCAGCGTGTTCCTAGGGTGTCAGGTGCTGGGCGCGCACATGGCCGAGGCCGGTTACGGTCGCATCATCAACATGGCGTCGCTGGCAGGACAGAATGGAGGGACCGCCACCGGCGCCCACTACGCGGCGAGCAAGGGGGCGATCCTCACCCTCACCAAGATCTTCGCCAAGGAATTTGCCAGCCGTGGCGTCACCGTCAATGCCATTGCGCCCGGGCCGATCGATTCGCCTGCGGTGCGGGCGGCGGTGCCGGCTGAACGCATGGAGGGGCTGCTCGCCGCTATCCCGGTGCAGCAGCTGGGCGATGCCGATTTCCTCGGCCAACTGATCGTGCAACTGGCGCGGCCTGAAGCCTACTTCACCACCGGGGCGACCTGGGACGTGAACGGCGGGCTGTTCATGCGTTGA
- a CDS encoding Rieske (2Fe-2S) protein, with product MTNLIPALNLAVDPAELVQADRVHTSLYTDPALFDAELEKIFHSTWIWVAHESEVPDAGSYKTTYIGKQPVIVVRDRKKGINVLLNRCRHRGATVCEHKKGKTNSFVCPYHGWGYALDGSLRGVPHPESYGDCIDKAELPLVSLRTERYAGMVFATFKDDIEPLEDFLGAAKKWMDLFMKQGAGYGIKVPGEHRFRFPGNWKIQLENTTDAYHFPLVHKSFLSSVDEQTLELFDFVKGPGYVEDLGNGHSVMVMIPDLVDLEADLDKPIPERFEALAAELRDEGIEEQQVRRIVRAVGGSGFNLNLFPNVACSMAFFRVLQPISVTETEIHHSVITMDGGPAAANRYRLRLHEHFQGPMGFGTPDDSEAWERVQKGANAGENLWIMLNRGLPGEKPTPDGLVSDVSAETGMRAAYQQWKKMMTAEAK from the coding sequence GTGACCAACCTGATTCCCGCCCTGAACCTGGCGGTCGACCCGGCCGAACTGGTGCAGGCCGACCGTGTCCACACCTCGCTCTACACCGACCCAGCGCTGTTCGACGCCGAGCTGGAAAAGATCTTCCACAGCACCTGGATCTGGGTCGCCCACGAAAGCGAAGTCCCCGACGCCGGCAGCTACAAGACCACCTACATCGGCAAGCAGCCGGTGATCGTGGTGCGCGATCGCAAGAAAGGCATCAACGTGCTGCTCAACCGCTGCCGCCACCGCGGCGCCACCGTCTGCGAGCACAAGAAGGGCAAGACCAACAGCTTCGTCTGCCCCTACCACGGCTGGGGCTACGCCCTGGACGGCTCGCTGCGCGGCGTGCCACACCCGGAAAGCTACGGCGACTGCATCGACAAGGCCGAGCTGCCGCTGGTCAGCCTGCGCACCGAACGCTATGCCGGCATGGTCTTCGCCACCTTCAAGGACGACATCGAGCCGCTGGAAGACTTCCTCGGTGCGGCGAAGAAGTGGATGGACCTGTTCATGAAACAGGGCGCCGGCTATGGCATCAAGGTGCCCGGCGAGCACCGCTTCCGCTTCCCCGGCAACTGGAAGATCCAGCTGGAGAACACCACCGACGCCTACCACTTCCCGCTGGTGCACAAGAGCTTCTTGTCCTCGGTCGACGAGCAGACCCTGGAGCTGTTCGACTTCGTCAAAGGCCCCGGCTACGTCGAGGACCTGGGCAACGGCCACAGCGTGATGGTGATGATCCCCGACCTGGTCGACCTCGAAGCCGACCTCGACAAGCCGATCCCCGAGCGCTTCGAGGCCCTGGCCGCCGAACTGCGTGACGAAGGCATCGAGGAGCAGCAGGTACGCCGCATCGTACGCGCCGTCGGCGGCTCGGGCTTCAACCTCAACCTGTTCCCCAACGTCGCCTGCTCCATGGCCTTCTTCCGTGTGCTGCAACCGATCTCGGTGACCGAGACCGAGATCCATCACTCGGTGATCACCATGGACGGCGGACCGGCTGCGGCCAACCGCTACCGCCTGCGCCTGCACGAGCACTTCCAGGGGCCGATGGGCTTCGGCACCCCGGATGACTCCGAGGCCTGGGAGCGTGTCCAGAAAGGCGCCAACGCCGGCGAGAACCTGTGGATCATGCTCAACCGTGGCCTGCCCGGCGAGAAGCCCACCCCCGATGGCCTGGTGTCCGACGTCAGTGCCGAGACCGGTATGCGCGCGGCCTACCAGCAGTGGAAGAAGATGATGACCGCGGAGGCCAAATGA